AGGATATGAGAATGCCCTGAAATAAATAGTTTAGGAGCCTTTGCAGAAATCTCTTTATGGGTTAAAGGCGTATATTTTCCTGGATAACCTCCGATATGGATCATCAGAACCTCAAGATTCTCACAGAAAAAACGGTTCACCTCAGGAAACTCAGCTCGGATCTTCGTATTATCTATATTGCCGTAAACACCTTTTAAAGGCTTTATTTTTTCCAGTTCTTCTATAACTTCTATACTTCCGAAATCACCACAATGCCATATTTCATCAGCCTGAGAAGCATATTCTAAAATACGGTCATCTATATAAGAATGAGAATCGGAAAGGAGGAGAATTTTGGTCATGAAGATCTGATATTTCTGCAAAGTTATGAAAGATTTAAATTTTATTGAATCTTGTAAATCTTAAATAAATAAAACTTAGGTAATAAAACAGGCATCATTGAATATTTATTAAATTTGAAAAAATTAAAAAAATGAAGCAGAAATTTTCTTTTCTACTTTTTCTAGCGGCAGTGGGCCTGTTTAATGCCCAGGTTGAAGAAAAAAAATTGGATGAGCTCATCCAGAATACTTTAAAGACTTTCGATGTGCCGGGAATGTCTGTAGGCATAATAAAAGACGGAAAAGTGATCTATTCCAAAGGTTTCGGGCAGCGTTCTCTTACCACCAAACAGCCAATGGATGATAATACTTTGGTAGGTATTGCATCCAATTCCAAAGGGTTTACCTGTACTGCGCTTGCTATTTTAGCCGATGAAGGAAAGCTGAACTGGGATGATAAAGTTTCAAAATACATCCCTGAATTTCAGATGTATGATCCATACGTTTCGCAAAATATAACCATTAAAGATCTGATTACCCATCGAGCTGGACTGGGACTAGGACAAGGCGATCTGATGTTTTTTCCGGAAGGCGGAAATCTGACTGTGAATGATATTGTTCACAATGTAAGATACCTGAAGCCTGAAAACCCTTTCAGAACAACATTAGACTATAACAATATCATGTTCATCATAGCTGGAGAAGTGATCCACAGGATTTCCGGACTCAGTTGGGCCGAATTTATAGAGCAAAGAATTATGAAACCTGTAGGAATGACTTCAAGTTTTGGAAGCTACAGCAGAGCTAAGGCCGTATCCAATAAGATTGATGCTCATGCTCCGGTAGACGGAAAAGCCATTGCAGTTCCCCATGATTGGAATGAAACCGGAAATGCAGCAGGCGGAATCATGAGTAATATTAAAGATATGACCACTTGGGCAGAATGTCTTTTAAATAATTTCACGACCAAAGACGGTAAGAAACTCGTTTCAGATAAGAATGTTCAGCAGTTATGGAGTCTGCAGATTCCTGATAAAGTTGCCATGAAAAATCCTTATGACACGAGCTTTTACGGCTACGGATTGGGATGGTTCCTAAGCGATGTGAAAGGTCACAAACAAATTCAGCATACCGGCGGTTTGATTGGGACGGTTACCCAGTTTACCCTGATTCCTGATATGAAATTAGGAATTGTTGTACTTACCAACCAGCAGTCCGGTGCCGCTTTCAACACGATTACAAACACTGTAAAAGATTCTTATCTAGGCATGGCAGACAGAAACTGGCTGAAAACCTACGGTGAGAGAATGTCAAAAGTAAACCTAGAATATGACAAGCAGAAAAAAGAAGCTTTCGCTAAATCTGATGCCTTTAAAAAAGATAAAAACCTTCAGCCAAAAGCAGAACAGTTCACCGGAAAATATAATGACCAATGGTTTGGAGATGTTGAAATTGTACAGCAGGGAAATACCTACAGAATTGCATGCAAAAATTCTCCAAGACTGAAAGGGGAACTGCTTCCTTATTCCAATAATTCATTCATCATCAAATGGGACGACAGAAGCTATGATGCCGATGCCTACATCATTTTCGATTATGATGAAACCGGAAAAGCAGCATCTGCAAGATTAAAGCCTATCTCAGATGTTACGGACTTTAGCTTCGATTTCGATGATCTCGATCTGAAAAAAGTAAAATAAGGGAAATAAAAAATATTCAATAGAAACGGGCTTTAGCCCGTTTTTTTTATGCAGGATGTGTAGATTTTAGCTTTTGAAGAGGAACACTATTGAAAGCAATTGCTTTGAATAAGTCTTCTCCTTTTTCTGACATGGAAAAAGGAGCAGGTAAATAATCAGGTAAAAAAGATGAAACTATATTTTCCCTGGCTCATAAAAAAACAGAAGTTTTTTACCGGCACCGTCAAATTCAGACCACGAATTGCAGTCGATTTCAAAACCGGCTACTCCGCAGGTGGGGAAATGAAAAATATCTTCAGAAATTGAATTTGCAAAATTGGAAATTCCGTTGTTATGTGAAAAGAGAGCCACAGAGCTTACGCTGTCATCCAGATCGTAGATTACAGATTCAAAATTCCTTTCTGAAGGATTGTAAAGCTTCTCTTCTGTAGAGACATTCAGCTGATAGGTTTGGTTGAATATTTTACATGTATTTAATGCACGTACTGCCGGACTGGAAACAAACCGGTCAATAGAAATGTTATTGCTTTTCATGAATCTGGACATGTTCATGGCGTCTTCCAATCCCTTGTCTGCCAAGGGTCTGTCGAAGTCCTCTGTTTCTTCCGGCCAGTCGCTTTTCGCATGTCTTACGAGGATGAGTTTCTTCATATTTTCGTTTTTTGGAAGATTAAAATTATAAAAAAAATAATGGAATAAAACATCATTT
The Chryseobacterium sp. W4I1 DNA segment above includes these coding regions:
- a CDS encoding metallophosphoesterase, producing the protein MTKILLLSDSHSYIDDRILEYASQADEIWHCGDFGSIEVIEELEKIKPLKGVYGNIDNTKIRAEFPEVNRFFCENLEVLMIHIGGYPGKYTPLTHKEISAKAPKLFISGHSHILKAMFDQKNNLLHLNPGACGKQGWHKMRTMIRFVVEGDEIKDLEIIELGPKI
- a CDS encoding serine hydrolase; amino-acid sequence: MKQKFSFLLFLAAVGLFNAQVEEKKLDELIQNTLKTFDVPGMSVGIIKDGKVIYSKGFGQRSLTTKQPMDDNTLVGIASNSKGFTCTALAILADEGKLNWDDKVSKYIPEFQMYDPYVSQNITIKDLITHRAGLGLGQGDLMFFPEGGNLTVNDIVHNVRYLKPENPFRTTLDYNNIMFIIAGEVIHRISGLSWAEFIEQRIMKPVGMTSSFGSYSRAKAVSNKIDAHAPVDGKAIAVPHDWNETGNAAGGIMSNIKDMTTWAECLLNNFTTKDGKKLVSDKNVQQLWSLQIPDKVAMKNPYDTSFYGYGLGWFLSDVKGHKQIQHTGGLIGTVTQFTLIPDMKLGIVVLTNQQSGAAFNTITNTVKDSYLGMADRNWLKTYGERMSKVNLEYDKQKKEAFAKSDAFKKDKNLQPKAEQFTGKYNDQWFGDVEIVQQGNTYRIACKNSPRLKGELLPYSNNSFIIKWDDRSYDADAYIIFDYDETGKAASARLKPISDVTDFSFDFDDLDLKKVK
- a CDS encoding histidine phosphatase family protein, encoding MKKLILVRHAKSDWPEETEDFDRPLADKGLEDAMNMSRFMKSNNISIDRFVSSPAVRALNTCKIFNQTYQLNVSTEEKLYNPSERNFESVIYDLDDSVSSVALFSHNNGISNFANSISEDIFHFPTCGVAGFEIDCNSWSEFDGAGKKLLFFYEPGKI